In Micrococcales bacterium, the following are encoded in one genomic region:
- a CDS encoding acyl-CoA carboxylase subunit beta, which translates to MTSIADQASKPTSKGRTAAQLADHSDRIDHAVTQAAQTAAEKQHARGKLSARERIDHLLDPGSFVELDALAQHRATAFGLERNRPYGDGLVAGYGSVDGRQVCVFSQDFTVFGGSLGEAHGAKITKVQDMALRLGLPIIGISDGGGARIQEGVAALTQFAEIFRRNVAASGVIPQISLILGPSAGGAVYSPALTDFVIMAKGTSHMFITGPDVIKAVTGEEVGFEELGGATTHTTKSGVAHFAGQDEEEAIDFAKTLLSYLPSNNLTEAPSYPAQVAPDLTPSPDDLALDTLIPDEDKAPYDMRTVMEHILDESDFLELQVDYAPNVVTAFGRVEGRSVGIVANQPLAMAGTLDIAASEKAARFVRTCDAFDIPVLTLVDVPGFLPGTDQEWDGIIRRGAKLIYAYAEATVPLVTVITRKAYGGAYIVMGSKQLGADINLAWPSAQIAVMGAEGAVNILHRRALATAEEEGNAAAQRQTLIEEYTEALINPYEAAGRGYLDAVIAPSDTRVQVSAALRALRTKRVATQPKKHGNEPL; encoded by the coding sequence ATGACTTCGATTGCTGATCAAGCCTCGAAGCCAACCAGTAAGGGCCGCACCGCGGCCCAATTGGCTGACCATTCTGACCGGATCGACCATGCCGTCACTCAAGCGGCCCAAACGGCTGCGGAAAAACAGCACGCCAGAGGCAAACTCTCGGCCCGCGAGCGGATCGACCACCTGCTCGACCCCGGCAGTTTTGTCGAACTCGACGCCCTAGCCCAACACCGCGCCACCGCCTTTGGCTTGGAGCGCAACCGACCCTACGGCGACGGTTTGGTCGCCGGCTACGGCAGCGTTGACGGACGTCAAGTCTGTGTCTTCTCCCAGGACTTCACCGTTTTTGGCGGGTCGTTGGGTGAGGCGCACGGCGCCAAGATCACCAAGGTGCAAGATATGGCTCTGCGCCTGGGTCTGCCGATTATTGGTATCTCCGATGGCGGCGGCGCCCGGATTCAAGAAGGCGTGGCCGCCTTGACCCAATTCGCCGAGATCTTCCGCCGTAACGTGGCCGCCTCCGGCGTCATCCCACAGATTTCCCTGATTCTGGGGCCCTCGGCCGGGGGTGCGGTTTACAGCCCGGCGCTGACCGACTTTGTCATCATGGCCAAAGGCACCAGCCACATGTTCATCACCGGCCCGGATGTCATCAAGGCCGTCACCGGCGAAGAGGTCGGTTTCGAGGAGCTTGGCGGCGCCACCACCCACACCACCAAATCTGGGGTGGCCCATTTCGCCGGCCAGGATGAAGAAGAAGCCATCGACTTTGCCAAGACCTTGCTTAGCTACCTGCCCTCGAACAACCTGACCGAAGCACCGTCCTACCCGGCCCAAGTGGCCCCAGACTTGACCCCTTCGCCGGACGACCTGGCTTTGGACACCCTGATTCCGGATGAGGACAAAGCCCCATACGACATGCGCACGGTCATGGAGCACATCTTGGATGAAAGCGACTTCCTTGAGCTCCAGGTGGACTATGCCCCAAATGTCGTCACCGCTTTTGGCCGGGTCGAAGGCCGCTCGGTTGGCATAGTTGCTAACCAGCCGCTGGCCATGGCCGGCACCCTTGACATAGCTGCTTCGGAAAAGGCTGCCCGGTTTGTCCGGACCTGCGATGCCTTCGACATCCCAGTTTTGACATTGGTGGACGTACCTGGTTTCCTGCCCGGCACCGACCAGGAATGGGATGGCATTATCCGCCGCGGCGCCAAATTGATCTACGCCTACGCCGAGGCCACTGTGCCGCTGGTCACAGTCATCACCCGCAAGGCCTACGGCGGTGCCTACATTGTCATGGGCTCAAAACAGCTGGGCGCAGATATCAACCTGGCCTGGCCCTCAGCCCAGATCGCGGTCATGGGGGCGGAAGGTGCGGTCAACATCCTGCACCGCCGCGCCTTGGCGACTGCCGAAGAAGAAGGCAACGCCGCGGCCCAGCGCCAGACCCTGATCGAGGAATACACCGAGGCCCTGATCAACCCATATGAAGCCGCCGGGCGAGGTTATCTCGACGCGGTGATTGCGCCATCGGACACCCGGGTCCAAGTCAGCGCCGCCCTGCGCGCGCTGCGCACCAAACGGGTCGCCACCCAACCCAAAAAACACGGAAACGAGCCACTATGA
- a CDS encoding 5-formyltetrahydrofolate cyclo-ligase encodes MDKHQWRQAALVRRSELANAASRNECTTFPRSELAFCRETELSHTAQPTPRFDREVELWHMRNLGLAGLMPAAGETVACYQSFGSEPPTRQLLCDLVARGLGLLLPAPGASLRELRWGRATAATCALPVAPPGQLPSPQPPYLPATALSQCSLVMVPALGVDRSGTRLGRGGGWYDRALAHRRSGSVVLAVVYPFEVHPAGTLPRESHDLSVDGVLTAGGVELFEQNRANGNCPDGEQTVGTWPA; translated from the coding sequence GTGGACAAACATCAGTGGCGTCAGGCGGCCTTGGTGCGACGGTCAGAATTGGCTAATGCCGCCTCCCGCAACGAGTGCACCACCTTTCCCCGGTCTGAGCTCGCCTTTTGCCGCGAGACCGAGCTTTCGCACACTGCCCAGCCCACCCCCCGCTTCGACCGTGAGGTTGAGCTTTGGCATATGCGGAACCTCGGCCTGGCTGGTTTGATGCCGGCGGCGGGGGAGACCGTGGCCTGTTACCAGTCGTTCGGATCTGAACCGCCAACCAGACAGCTGCTTTGCGACTTGGTCGCCCGAGGCCTTGGCCTGCTGCTGCCCGCGCCGGGCGCGTCGCTCCGAGAGCTGCGCTGGGGGCGGGCCACGGCCGCAACCTGCGCCCTGCCAGTTGCCCCACCAGGACAGTTGCCCAGTCCCCAGCCGCCCTATCTGCCGGCCACGGCATTGAGCCAGTGTTCCTTGGTGATGGTGCCGGCCTTGGGGGTCGACCGGTCTGGAACCCGACTGGGTCGCGGCGGAGGCTGGTACGACCGCGCGCTGGCCCACCGCCGGTCGGGGTCCGTGGTCTTGGCTGTGGTTTACCCATTCGAGGTTCACCCGGCCGGTACTCTGCCGCGAGAGTCTCACGACTTGTCCGTAGACGGTGTGCTGACCGCTGGCGGCGTGGAGCTGTTTGAACAGAATCGAGCCAACGGCAACTGCCCAGATGGTGAACAGACAGTTGGCACTTGGCCCGCTTGA
- a CDS encoding FmdB family transcriptional regulator translates to MPTYSYTCTQCHHGFDQRQDFQEPALTDCPECSGLLRKRFGSVGVVFKGSGFYRTDSRSGRSKSGSVRSSGRPDTSETKTGAASEAKTGAASEAKTSAANETKTGATNCSGGAGAAKSKQPATT, encoded by the coding sequence GTGCCTACCTACTCCTACACCTGCACCCAGTGCCATCACGGTTTTGACCAGCGTCAAGACTTCCAGGAGCCGGCGTTGACGGACTGCCCTGAGTGCAGTGGCCTGCTGCGTAAGCGGTTCGGTTCAGTTGGAGTGGTCTTCAAGGGATCGGGCTTTTACCGCACTGATTCGCGCTCCGGCCGGTCGAAATCTGGTTCGGTTCGATCCTCTGGCCGGCCTGACACGAGTGAGACCAAAACCGGCGCAGCCAGTGAGGCCAAAACCGGTGCAGCCAGTGAGGCCAAGACAAGCGCTGCCAACGAAACCAAAACCGGTGCGACAAATTGCTCCGGTGGAGCCGGCGCGGCCAAGTCCAAACAGCCAGCCACCACCTGA
- a CDS encoding SAF domain-containing protein, which translates to MAVRIETRVLRAAAWRWRWVGVVLLAALALRIAVPGVVQAFRQTSPVVVLAHQVEAGEELRAADVTVTPVANGLVPDGAFGSVDQVIGQRLTAALPAGLALVPPLLAKPGAVRDAPPGTVVVPVRLSDGEVAQVIQRGDKIDLLGSAGPTASGAVEPAQRLAQGAVVVGRPAAAGQLDTPGLVLLAVRPTEAELLSGAASWAVISAVLVG; encoded by the coding sequence ATGGCTGTTCGGATTGAGACCAGAGTGTTGCGAGCGGCGGCCTGGCGCTGGCGGTGGGTTGGCGTTGTCCTGCTGGCGGCGCTGGCTCTGCGGATCGCGGTGCCCGGTGTGGTCCAGGCCTTTCGCCAAACCAGTCCGGTGGTCGTCCTTGCCCACCAGGTTGAGGCCGGCGAGGAGCTACGCGCAGCTGACGTAACGGTGACACCGGTGGCCAATGGCCTGGTTCCGGATGGTGCCTTTGGCTCCGTTGACCAGGTCATTGGTCAACGTTTGACCGCCGCTTTGCCGGCTGGTTTGGCTCTGGTTCCGCCTCTGTTGGCCAAACCAGGTGCGGTCAGGGACGCCCCACCAGGCACGGTGGTAGTGCCAGTGCGGCTGTCAGATGGCGAAGTGGCTCAGGTGATACAACGCGGTGACAAAATCGATCTGCTTGGGTCGGCCGGGCCCACCGCCAGCGGGGCGGTTGAGCCGGCCCAGCGGCTGGCTCAGGGTGCCGTTGTGGTGGGCCGCCCGGCCGCGGCCGGGCAGTTGGACACGCCGGGTCTGGTGCTCCTGGCGGTCAGACCAACAGAGGCTGAGCTACTCAGCGGGGCGGCCTCCTGGGCCGTCATCAGTGCGGTTTTGGTTGGCTGA
- a CDS encoding hotdog fold thioesterase — protein sequence MQVTLGELDQKLGLEVQEQSVARVVARMPVAGNRQAFGRLHGGASLALGEFLGSWAACLHAAELGKVAVGVDVNATHHRPARQGSVTGVATPLHLGARTTSHEIVISDDSGLRVSTVRVTNLLIEPEQP from the coding sequence ATGCAGGTCACACTGGGCGAACTGGACCAGAAACTGGGTCTCGAAGTACAAGAGCAATCGGTTGCGCGCGTGGTGGCGCGCATGCCAGTAGCCGGCAACCGTCAGGCCTTCGGTCGCCTCCACGGCGGTGCCTCCTTGGCGCTCGGAGAGTTCCTGGGCTCGTGGGCGGCTTGTTTGCACGCGGCTGAACTGGGCAAAGTAGCCGTCGGGGTCGATGTGAATGCCACCCACCACCGCCCGGCCCGCCAGGGTTCCGTCACTGGTGTGGCCACTCCGCTGCATTTGGGAGCCAGGACAACCAGTCACGAGATCGTCATCAGCGACGATTCAGGCCTAAGAGTCTCAACAGTCCGCGTCACAAACCTGCTGATCGAACCCGAGCAACCCTAG